One window of the Staphylococcus equorum genome contains the following:
- a CDS encoding class I SAM-dependent DNA methyltransferase, with amino-acid sequence MVQYEEMSLFYDQLTLDQPYESWLEIVNHFAENRTSILDIGCGTGSLTSLLTDFDQITGMDLSVDMLSIATQKSNKVNWIEGDMTEFELNQKFDVITIFCDSLNYLPEKDNVFTTFSHVFNHLETEGVFMFDVHTPFKMNTLFNNQSYIDESEKVFLAWEAVQGEEPLSVWHDMSFFIKQDDNQYARFDESHYQRTYAEADYIEMLNNVGFSQITTFVDFDIKNNSHEGHRLFFIVKK; translated from the coding sequence ATGGTGCAATATGAAGAAATGAGCTTGTTCTATGATCAACTAACGTTAGATCAACCCTATGAATCATGGTTAGAAATTGTAAACCATTTTGCTGAAAATAGGACGTCTATATTAGATATTGGTTGTGGCACAGGCAGCTTAACATCATTGCTAACAGACTTTGACCAAATCACAGGTATGGATTTAAGTGTTGATATGCTTTCAATAGCAACTCAGAAATCTAACAAAGTGAATTGGATAGAAGGTGATATGACTGAATTTGAATTGAATCAGAAATTTGATGTAATTACGATTTTTTGTGATTCTTTAAATTATTTACCTGAAAAAGATAATGTCTTCACCACATTTAGTCATGTTTTTAACCATTTAGAAACAGAAGGTGTGTTTATGTTTGATGTTCATACACCTTTTAAAATGAATACATTATTTAATAACCAAAGTTATATCGATGAATCTGAAAAGGTTTTTCTTGCTTGGGAAGCTGTACAAGGCGAGGAACCACTGAGCGTTTGGCATGATATGTCATTCTTTATTAAACAAGACGACAATCAATATGCAAGGTTCGATGAATCTCATTATCAACGCACATACGCAGAAGCAGATTATATTGAAATGCTTAATAATGTAGGGTTTAGCCAAATTACTACGTTTGTCGATTTTGATATTAAGAATAATAGTCATGAAGGACATCGATTGTTTTTCATTGTCAAAAAATAA
- a CDS encoding helix-hairpin-helix domain-containing protein produces MLDQWNNLKEIICKYKAVAIAILIIVVILIAWLLQSTFTNENDHKIVNSNDDITTNTETQLETNAKHTKNSTEQAKKIKTEDIFVDIKGAVKHPDIYMMKSSDRIKQLLDRAIVTEDADLSKINLAEKLVDQKLIYIPKKEETINSNQQINETNTTNKNVSSNSTKVTDNSANQEKININTASEPELLTVPGIGPSKAKSILEYREQNGAFESIEQLTEVKGIGAKTLEKLGSYFTT; encoded by the coding sequence TTGCTAGATCAGTGGAACAATCTAAAAGAAATCATTTGTAAATACAAAGCAGTAGCTATAGCAATTTTAATTATCGTGGTCATTTTAATCGCTTGGTTGCTACAAAGTACTTTTACAAATGAAAATGATCATAAAATAGTAAATTCGAATGATGATATTACCACAAATACAGAAACACAACTAGAAACCAATGCAAAGCATACAAAAAATAGTACTGAACAAGCTAAAAAGATTAAAACAGAAGATATTTTTGTGGACATCAAAGGTGCTGTGAAGCATCCTGATATTTATATGATGAAATCTTCTGATAGAATTAAGCAACTTTTAGATAGAGCAATCGTTACTGAGGATGCTGATTTGTCAAAAATAAATTTAGCTGAAAAGTTGGTGGATCAAAAGTTGATTTATATTCCAAAGAAAGAGGAAACGATAAATTCAAATCAACAAATCAATGAAACTAATACCACAAATAAAAATGTAAGTTCAAATTCAACAAAAGTTACTGACAATAGCGCTAATCAGGAAAAAATAAATATTAACACTGCTTCAGAACCAGAGCTATTAACAGTTCCTGGCATCGGTCCTTCAAAAGCTAAATCTATTTTAGAATATAGAGAGCAAAATGGTGCTTTTGAATCTATCGAACAATTAACAGAAGTTAAAGGAATTGGAGCAAAGACGCTTGAAAAATTAGGCTCATATTTTACAACATAG
- a CDS encoding ComE operon protein 2 has protein sequence MDRIKWEEYFMAQSHLLALRSTCQRLSVGATIVKDNRIIAGGYNGSVSGEVHCIDEDCLLEDGHCIRTIHAEMNALLQCAKQGVSTDGATIYVTHFPCLNCTKSIIQAGIQTIYYAEDYHNHSYALKLLDQSGIDYKKIAFNQEHVAQYLTNK, from the coding sequence ATGGATCGCATTAAATGGGAAGAATACTTTATGGCTCAAAGTCATTTATTGGCGTTACGTTCCACTTGTCAACGTTTATCTGTTGGCGCAACAATTGTTAAAGATAATAGAATCATTGCTGGTGGTTACAATGGCTCAGTTTCGGGCGAAGTTCATTGTATTGATGAGGATTGTTTGTTAGAGGATGGTCATTGTATACGTACAATACATGCTGAAATGAATGCATTACTACAATGTGCCAAACAAGGGGTGTCAACAGACGGAGCAACGATATATGTCACACATTTCCCTTGCCTAAATTGTACGAAATCAATCATCCAAGCTGGTATTCAAACAATTTATTACGCTGAAGACTATCACAATCATTCATATGCATTAAAGTTACTAGACCAATCAGGTATCGATTATAAAAAAATAGCATTTAATCAAGAGCATGTAGCACAATACCTTACCAATAAATAG